The region ATCGATCTTCTCAGCCAGATCAACATAGTAATTGATATCGTCCCTGCCCTCATAGACCGGGATATAATCGTAGAATTCAGCACTCGATCTGTAGTCATCATTTCCTGTAGTATTCATTGAATTCATTGGAGAATAGCGCTTTCTCTGCTGAATGTTCTGCTGCACAGTAGCAGAGCAGCACCCGCGTAAACCGCGAGTGAGAGATAGACAATTATCATAATACTGATGTCTGCCTGACCTGCAATAATCGTTCTCGTTGCCAGAGATACATTGAGGATAGGAATCAGAGCCGTCGAAGCATTCAGATTCATCCCCGGCATCATGCCAATAAAAGCTGGAATGATTATGACCGGGAAAAGAGGTCCGATCTTGCTCTGAGCTTCCTTATATGACTTTGCGGTGAAGGAGATGGAAAGCAGCAGACCCGCGAAGAAAACAGAGAGCGGAAGCAGAAGTGACAGGAGAACGAGTATGGAACCCGGCTCCAGAATGGACATTACCATATCAACGAATTCTGCTGGAATCGAACTGACATACCGGACTCCCAGATAAAGACCCAGCAGGGAAACCGCAGCCGAGCTGATACCGGTAAGAACTACAACTCCAAATTTGCCTATCAGGATTTGAAGTCTGTTCACCGGGGAGGTCAGCAGGGTTTCAAGTGTGCCGCGCTCTTTTTCTCCCGCAGCCAGATCAATGGAGGGATACATGCTACCCATAAAACAGAAAAGGATGAACATATAGGGTAGAATGCCGCCGACCATATCAGCCAGCTGTTCCTTTTGAGTTGCAAGATTTACTTTCGAAACAGATATGGTTTCAATAATACTTATATCCAGATTCAGCTCATCAAATCGATCGGTACGCAACAATTCCTCATATTCAACGAGCAGTTCCATGATCCGGTATTCTT is a window of Candidatus Aegiribacteria sp. DNA encoding:
- a CDS encoding ABC transporter permease encodes the protein MKTIMTIFRKELKDSLRDRRTIITMIIVPLLMFPVMIGLTSRFIMSHEAKAQVRELKVGVFAGENAVEFVEMLHEQENILVFEQIHLEEGQELIASDSLDAFIVFHEEFDRQVSELGQGEITFYLKGTEEREIEEYRIMELLVEYEELLRTDRFDELNLDISIIETISVSKVNLATQKEQLADMVGGILPYMFILFCFMGSMYPSIDLAAGEKERGTLETLLTSPVNRLQILIGKFGVVVLTGISSAAVSLLGLYLGVRYVSSIPAEFVDMVMSILEPGSILVLLSLLLPLSVFFAGLLLSISFTAKSYKEAQSKIGPLFPVIIIPAFIGMMPGMNLNASTALIPILNVSLATRTIIAGQADISIMIIVYLSLAVYAGAALLLCSRTFSRESAILQ